From a single Gimesia fumaroli genomic region:
- a CDS encoding DUF1501 domain-containing protein, whose protein sequence is MNQRLQQLLNYTRREFFQRAGMGVGGAALTSLLANDLLAKTPSGANPMAARESHFAPKAKNVIFLHMVGAPSHLDLYDAKPKLQELDGELVPDKLWEGLRLAFIREQPKLMGSPFAFKRQGEAGIPISELMPHLGSVSDELCMIHSLKTEHFNHAPAQLFFQTGFSRFGRPSLGSWVNYGLGSENSNLPGFVVLITGNVAGAGNSLWGSGFLPSIYQGVEFRSSGDPVLFLSNPKGMTGEDRKRIIDSVNHLNKVQLADIGDPEIATRINQYEMAYRMQSAVPELMDISGEPKHIHEQYGTQPGKASFANNCLLARRLVERGVRFVQLFDQGWDHHGNLAKGLKNKCKQVDQPIAALIQDLKQRGLLDDTLVVWGAEFGRTPMVQGDRKTPGRDHHKDAYTVWMAGGGVKRGFAFGKTDEIGFNVAENPMHVNDFHATLLHLLGMDHEQLTFKFQGLDMRITGVAGNVVPEIIA, encoded by the coding sequence ATGAACCAGCGTTTGCAACAACTTCTGAATTATACCCGTCGTGAATTTTTTCAACGGGCTGGCATGGGCGTCGGCGGCGCTGCGTTGACTTCTCTACTGGCGAACGACCTATTGGCAAAAACTCCCAGCGGAGCCAACCCAATGGCAGCCCGCGAATCGCATTTTGCTCCCAAAGCGAAAAATGTGATCTTCCTGCATATGGTCGGGGCGCCGTCTCATCTCGACTTGTACGATGCGAAACCTAAACTGCAGGAGCTGGATGGTGAACTGGTTCCCGACAAACTCTGGGAAGGACTGCGGCTGGCATTCATTCGCGAGCAACCCAAACTGATGGGCAGCCCGTTTGCCTTCAAACGACAGGGAGAGGCCGGCATTCCGATTTCCGAATTGATGCCGCACCTGGGATCGGTTTCGGACGAACTCTGTATGATCCATTCGCTGAAAACCGAGCACTTCAATCATGCGCCCGCCCAACTGTTTTTCCAGACCGGGTTCTCCCGCTTTGGCCGCCCTTCTCTGGGCTCCTGGGTGAATTATGGTCTCGGTTCAGAAAACAGCAATCTCCCCGGCTTTGTGGTTTTGATTACCGGCAACGTCGCAGGCGCCGGCAACAGTCTGTGGGGCAGCGGCTTTCTGCCCAGCATCTACCAGGGTGTCGAATTTCGTTCGTCGGGAGATCCGGTTCTGTTTCTATCCAATCCGAAAGGCATGACGGGCGAAGATCGCAAGCGCATCATCGACAGCGTGAATCACTTAAACAAAGTCCAGTTGGCCGATATTGGTGATCCCGAAATTGCGACGCGGATCAATCAGTATGAAATGGCGTACCGCATGCAGTCAGCGGTTCCCGAGCTGATGGATATTTCGGGCGAGCCAAAGCACATTCACGAACAATACGGCACCCAGCCGGGCAAAGCCAGCTTCGCGAATAACTGTCTGCTCGCCAGACGACTGGTCGAACGCGGCGTGCGATTCGTGCAACTGTTTGATCAGGGCTGGGACCATCATGGCAATCTGGCCAAGGGTCTAAAAAACAAATGCAAGCAAGTGGATCAACCGATCGCCGCGTTAATCCAAGATTTGAAACAGCGCGGACTCCTGGATGACACGCTGGTGGTCTGGGGCGCTGAGTTCGGTCGCACGCCGATGGTTCAGGGAGATCGCAAGACGCCCGGCCGCGATCACCACAAAGATGCCTACACGGTCTGGATGGCAGGCGGCGGTGTGAAACGCGGATTCGCATTCGGCAAAACCGATGAAATCGGATTCAACGTCGCCGAAAATCCGATGCACGTGAATGATTTTCATGCCACGCTGCTGCATCTGCTGGGCATGGATCACGAGCAACTGACGTTCAAGTTCCAGGGACTCGACATGCGGATCACAGGGGTCGCCGGCAATGTCGTGCCCGAGATCATCGCCTGA
- a CDS encoding CARDB domain-containing protein, whose protein sequence is MNISILSHIQELFSTKSKRRRNARRGYQALEALEVRMMLTANLVVNSIDVPAEVTQGDPFTVNVMVQNTGNEDAGAFSVNLKLEKNGKAIWTAKGSSAGLAPVSGLEVDEIKEIVFSVSSPIKASGKHKLIVIVDSQNDIKEGKHGKQSKKELDNKKSTTLKINVKKPDFITSFQSVPNGKIALDTPTPILVTVHNKGDIAGKPKSVKLIINQGAKEVYRKTNAVSEEIAAGGKSDSDVKFEYAFKSEGEYTIIAIVDPANKVKEADENNTSTTTVSIKADVPLKDAISNRIYNANSNGVIDDNSTAGQHSITIPLAIEPGWKIAEVSGRLKSGASAPSNLVQIAPGNTGIIISNSGFFFGIVDVFVTFKKQNSDLTVNATDIPTFSVKFQRVGPTQTEGTFGQFVAADLHAHMFSHFGKDGEQGNWKNYLAPEKLQEIFQEIAFDNISHLPTAVAFTEHWGEYYGYHKEELAQLKLAIEQFGTNNNTLFMAGVEHTLGERKHQGAPFDSDGSKGSGSSDLLILNHFAQSLIKKQDNPKQLLNNLDLEKVYKKLQSIHNIDAFNTKLFGTEFSREHINKYQVIKNRYSFAVYDTLLNQDFDVMPLISGDDHSEFKKETFPQYLEEKSPKQHHGGTTIFRLLPGETLSKQALQNAAEARRGFIVYGDSGIVVSAFALTEAEYNSTDSEDSELQLSNIPASAQQMGAHVDFSEIQNLSIFLEDFSPASSTNFSDKWATLRYSDSAGTIYTKSVKINSQGGASLNVSDLPLNEGQQLEWAYWVVADSEFPQDLTAFDLTETANLIVTSAFKASNQSQTESQTENSNETQPAEEQQETETPPVISEPETPAETYASTSAVKLDGKNDYIDLGNDASLQLAHEQTVSFWVKPANGNALQKIISKGDGLNSYSWTIGVNNGHIHFGMSENGKAGSPGKSSSFQSIETIPVDQVSHVVWSFNRGVNRVFINGVEVELKLNTQRNGGAQAIYTGNNSVQIGKEALGNRYLRHFEGEVDEVSIWSTELTESDIQEIYNHGIPGNLLSHSREASLVSWWDMENITETSQVSDRKGDNHGKMIGMV, encoded by the coding sequence ATGAATATCAGCATCCTCTCTCATATTCAGGAACTCTTTTCTACAAAATCAAAACGCCGACGAAATGCGAGACGAGGCTATCAAGCTCTTGAAGCGCTCGAAGTCAGGATGATGCTCACTGCGAATTTGGTGGTCAATAGTATTGACGTTCCAGCTGAAGTGACACAAGGCGATCCGTTTACAGTTAACGTAATGGTACAAAATACTGGGAATGAAGATGCTGGCGCTTTCTCAGTGAATTTGAAATTGGAAAAAAATGGTAAAGCCATCTGGACGGCAAAAGGATCAAGCGCGGGCTTAGCTCCTGTCTCTGGCTTGGAAGTGGATGAAATAAAGGAAATTGTTTTTTCCGTTTCCTCACCCATAAAAGCATCCGGGAAACATAAACTGATTGTTATTGTTGACTCCCAAAATGACATCAAAGAAGGGAAGCACGGGAAGCAAAGTAAAAAAGAACTCGACAATAAAAAATCGACGACTTTGAAAATCAATGTGAAGAAGCCGGACTTTATAACCAGCTTTCAGAGCGTTCCAAATGGAAAAATTGCTTTAGACACTCCCACTCCGATCTTAGTCACCGTCCACAACAAGGGAGACATCGCAGGAAAGCCTAAATCGGTGAAACTGATCATCAACCAAGGAGCTAAAGAAGTTTATCGAAAAACAAACGCGGTTTCAGAAGAGATCGCCGCTGGAGGTAAATCAGATTCTGATGTTAAATTTGAATACGCGTTTAAGTCAGAAGGCGAATACACAATCATCGCAATTGTCGATCCGGCCAATAAAGTGAAGGAAGCTGATGAAAATAACACCAGCACAACCACAGTCTCGATTAAAGCTGATGTTCCTCTGAAAGATGCAATCAGTAATCGAATCTATAACGCGAATAGCAACGGAGTGATTGATGACAACTCAACCGCAGGACAACATTCTATTACGATTCCGCTGGCAATAGAACCAGGTTGGAAAATTGCCGAAGTCTCGGGTCGTTTGAAATCAGGAGCCTCCGCTCCCAGTAATTTAGTGCAGATTGCACCTGGTAACACAGGGATCATCATCTCTAATTCCGGCTTCTTTTTTGGGATCGTGGATGTTTTCGTAACGTTTAAGAAACAAAATTCTGATCTAACCGTAAACGCAACGGACATCCCTACCTTCTCTGTCAAATTCCAGAGGGTTGGACCAACTCAGACCGAAGGGACTTTTGGACAATTTGTTGCCGCCGATCTGCACGCCCACATGTTCAGCCACTTTGGGAAGGATGGTGAGCAGGGAAATTGGAAGAATTACCTGGCCCCTGAGAAACTGCAGGAAATCTTTCAGGAGATCGCTTTCGATAATATCAGCCACCTCCCCACCGCAGTGGCATTCACAGAACATTGGGGGGAATATTACGGGTATCACAAAGAAGAGCTGGCACAACTCAAACTAGCGATCGAACAATTTGGTACGAACAATAATACGCTGTTCATGGCTGGAGTCGAACATACCCTCGGCGAGAGGAAGCATCAAGGGGCTCCCTTTGACAGTGATGGTTCCAAAGGGTCTGGAAGTAGTGACTTATTAATCTTAAATCATTTTGCTCAATCGCTCATTAAAAAACAAGATAATCCAAAACAACTTTTGAACAACTTGGATTTGGAGAAAGTCTATAAAAAACTCCAATCAATTCACAACATTGATGCTTTCAATACGAAATTATTCGGTACGGAATTCTCTCGTGAGCATATCAATAAATATCAGGTCATTAAAAATCGCTACTCTTTTGCCGTCTATGACACTTTGCTCAATCAAGACTTCGATGTAATGCCTTTGATCTCGGGAGATGATCACAGCGAGTTCAAAAAAGAAACGTTTCCTCAATACCTGGAAGAAAAGAGTCCGAAACAGCATCACGGCGGTACCACGATTTTCCGTTTACTCCCAGGGGAAACACTTTCCAAACAGGCATTGCAGAATGCTGCTGAAGCGCGGCGGGGCTTTATTGTGTATGGCGACTCAGGGATTGTAGTTTCTGCCTTCGCGCTGACAGAAGCAGAGTACAATTCTACTGATTCGGAAGATTCAGAATTACAATTATCAAACATCCCGGCATCAGCCCAACAAATGGGGGCCCATGTTGACTTCAGTGAGATCCAAAACCTTTCCATTTTCCTGGAAGATTTCTCTCCCGCATCCTCCACAAATTTCTCTGATAAGTGGGCCACGCTACGATACTCGGATTCCGCAGGAACGATTTATACCAAATCAGTAAAGATCAACAGTCAGGGGGGGGCCTCTTTGAATGTCAGCGATTTGCCCCTCAATGAAGGTCAACAGCTGGAATGGGCGTATTGGGTGGTCGCTGATTCAGAATTCCCCCAGGATCTTACCGCATTCGATCTCACCGAGACTGCGAATCTGATTGTCACGTCTGCTTTCAAAGCATCAAATCAGAGCCAAACTGAGAGTCAAACTGAAAACTCGAATGAAACACAACCTGCCGAGGAACAACAGGAAACAGAAACGCCTCCTGTTATCAGCGAACCTGAGACGCCGGCAGAAACCTATGCATCCACTTCGGCCGTAAAACTCGATGGCAAAAATGACTACATTGATCTCGGCAATGACGCCAGCCTGCAACTGGCACACGAACAGACAGTCAGTTTCTGGGTCAAACCCGCCAATGGTAACGCACTACAGAAAATCATCTCCAAAGGGGATGGACTCAATTCCTATTCCTGGACGATCGGCGTCAATAACGGACACATCCATTTTGGGATGAGCGAGAATGGCAAAGCGGGATCACCCGGAAAATCGTCGTCCTTTCAGTCGATCGAAACAATACCCGTGGATCAGGTCAGCCACGTGGTCTGGTCGTTCAATCGCGGTGTGAACCGGGTGTTTATTAATGGCGTGGAAGTGGAACTCAAGCTCAACACCCAGAGGAACGGGGGCGCTCAGGCAATTTACACCGGAAATAACTCCGTGCAAATCGGAAAAGAGGCACTGGGGAATCGGTATTTACGTCACTTCGAAGGAGAAGTCGACGAGGTCTCAATCTGGTCGACTGAACTGACAGAATCTGATATTCAAGAAATCTATAACCACGGAATACCCGGCAATCTGTTATCCCATAGCCGGGAAGCATCCCTCGTCAGTTGGTGGGATATGGAAAACATCACAGAGACTTCTCAAGTCTCAGACCGTAAGGGAGATAATCACGGAAAAATGATCGGCATGGTTTAA
- a CDS encoding PSD1 and planctomycete cytochrome C domain-containing protein: MYGSFVPRTLIVGFSILSIVTLAAPLAAEKPGTAPPIDFEKSVRPLFVKYCQDCHGPDAREGGLRLTNRKNILLRNDSGEPAIIVGKSDQSVLIHRVSTQDEKEQMPPADFGERLTKQEIQILKQWIDQGATWPTESEAPKHWAYVPPVKSPVPTIRGSARINNPIDAYVIEKLNQQTPPLKQAAQASPARLLRRVSLDLIGLPPTPEEVIAFEKDPSPAAYEKYVDRLLKSPRYGEKWARQWLDLARYADSNGFQADQLREMWLYRDWVINSINQDLPFDQFTIQQIAGDLIPQAKLSQKIATGFHRCTTCNVEAGVDPEENRVNQIFDRVNTTGLVWLGTTFECAQCHNHKYDPFTQQDYYQIFAFFNNTPLEVEQVGKSVTFDVTGPKLALPLSKAEEKTKDELNSQRLALQKKLNAREKALAKSVPEWEQTTLALLENSEESSKVPVAIQKILRTEAEKRTSKQKKSLTQFQQKQDSAYADLQNELNQIRKELQAIEPDSTLVMVEMEKPRMNNIFKRGDFLSKGAEVAPNTPDALHPLQTKGTPGRLEFAKWLVAKENPLVARVTVNRWWSQFFGQGIVATQEDFGSQGDPPTHPELLDWLAVEFMERNWSMKQIHKLIVMSATYQQSAKVTPELLEADPYNKLYTRGPRLRLSAETIRDNALAISGLLSTKMGGPPIYPPQPKGFWRHVGRNAPKYLTSTSEDRYRRGVYVIWRRSAPYPSFTNFDAPDRGACVINRSRTNTPLQALTLLNDPAYVEIGIGLAKRLATKGLGTELSDRERMAYAFRLCVAREAKQMELDHLTKVFQQELKYFQEHPQAAQKLISADHRPEGVGASRMAAWLYVANILLNLDETITKG; encoded by the coding sequence ATGTATGGTTCTTTCGTTCCACGAACTCTCATCGTCGGGTTCTCGATTTTAAGTATCGTTACTCTGGCAGCGCCCCTTGCCGCGGAGAAGCCGGGAACGGCGCCCCCGATTGATTTTGAAAAATCGGTGCGTCCGCTGTTTGTCAAATATTGCCAGGACTGCCATGGCCCCGATGCCCGCGAAGGGGGACTGCGTTTAACAAACCGCAAAAACATTCTGCTCCGCAACGATTCCGGCGAGCCGGCGATCATCGTTGGTAAAAGCGACCAGAGTGTGCTCATTCATCGCGTTTCGACTCAGGACGAAAAAGAACAGATGCCGCCCGCCGATTTTGGTGAGCGTCTCACCAAACAGGAAATCCAGATTCTGAAACAGTGGATCGATCAGGGCGCAACCTGGCCCACCGAATCAGAAGCCCCCAAACACTGGGCTTACGTGCCACCGGTCAAAAGCCCGGTTCCCACCATCCGGGGATCGGCCCGCATCAACAACCCGATCGATGCCTACGTCATCGAAAAACTGAACCAGCAGACGCCGCCTCTCAAACAGGCGGCACAAGCCAGTCCCGCCCGTCTCTTACGACGCGTCTCCCTCGATCTGATCGGCCTGCCACCCACACCGGAAGAGGTGATCGCATTCGAAAAAGATCCGTCGCCGGCGGCCTATGAAAAGTATGTTGATCGTCTGCTCAAGTCGCCGCGTTATGGAGAAAAGTGGGCCCGCCAATGGCTCGACCTGGCCCGCTATGCCGACTCGAACGGATTTCAGGCGGATCAACTACGTGAGATGTGGCTCTATCGCGACTGGGTAATTAACTCGATCAATCAGGATCTCCCCTTTGATCAGTTTACGATTCAGCAGATCGCCGGCGACCTGATTCCCCAAGCGAAGCTCAGCCAGAAAATTGCCACCGGCTTTCATCGTTGCACCACCTGTAATGTGGAAGCGGGCGTGGACCCGGAAGAGAACCGCGTGAATCAGATCTTTGACCGCGTCAATACCACGGGGCTGGTCTGGCTGGGAACGACGTTTGAGTGTGCCCAGTGCCACAACCATAAATATGATCCCTTCACACAGCAGGATTATTACCAGATCTTTGCGTTCTTCAACAATACGCCGCTGGAAGTTGAACAGGTGGGTAAAAGTGTAACCTTTGATGTCACCGGCCCGAAGCTGGCGTTGCCCTTAAGCAAAGCCGAAGAAAAGACGAAAGACGAACTCAACAGCCAGCGACTCGCCCTGCAGAAGAAGTTGAATGCCCGCGAGAAAGCACTAGCGAAATCGGTGCCCGAATGGGAACAGACGACACTCGCTTTACTGGAGAACAGCGAAGAGAGCAGTAAAGTTCCCGTCGCCATCCAAAAGATTTTACGAACGGAAGCCGAAAAGCGAACGAGCAAACAAAAGAAATCGCTGACGCAGTTTCAGCAGAAGCAGGACTCGGCCTATGCCGATCTGCAAAACGAACTCAACCAGATCCGCAAAGAGTTACAAGCGATTGAGCCCGATTCCACACTGGTGATGGTCGAGATGGAAAAGCCGCGAATGAATAACATTTTCAAGCGTGGCGATTTTCTGAGTAAAGGCGCCGAAGTTGCACCAAACACGCCCGACGCCCTGCATCCTTTGCAGACCAAAGGCACGCCAGGCCGTCTCGAATTTGCGAAATGGCTGGTGGCGAAAGAAAATCCGCTGGTGGCCCGCGTGACCGTTAATCGCTGGTGGTCTCAATTCTTTGGACAGGGAATCGTCGCGACCCAGGAAGACTTCGGCAGTCAGGGAGATCCACCCACGCATCCTGAACTGCTGGACTGGCTGGCGGTCGAATTCATGGAACGCAACTGGTCGATGAAGCAGATTCACAAGTTGATCGTGATGTCGGCCACCTATCAGCAGTCGGCCAAAGTCACGCCCGAGTTGCTCGAAGCCGATCCTTATAACAAACTGTATACGCGCGGCCCCCGACTCCGTTTGTCAGCCGAAACCATTCGCGATAATGCGCTGGCGATCAGCGGGCTGCTTTCAACCAAAATGGGAGGCCCGCCCATTTATCCACCGCAGCCCAAAGGATTCTGGCGGCACGTTGGTCGCAATGCACCCAAGTATCTCACGTCGACTTCCGAAGATCGCTATCGTCGAGGCGTGTATGTCATCTGGCGACGCAGTGCCCCGTATCCCAGTTTTACGAATTTCGACGCCCCGGACCGGGGTGCCTGTGTGATCAATCGTTCGCGCACGAATACGCCGCTCCAGGCGCTCACGCTGTTGAATGACCCCGCGTATGTGGAAATCGGTATCGGCCTGGCGAAACGCCTGGCGACAAAAGGTCTGGGAACCGAGCTGAGTGACCGCGAACGAATGGCCTATGCGTTCCGTCTGTGCGTGGCCCGTGAAGCAAAACAAATGGAACTCGACCACCTGACCAAAGTCTTTCAACAGGAATTAAAATACTTCCAGGAGCACCCACAAGCGGCACAGAAACTGATTTCTGCCGATCATCGCCCGGAAGGCGTCGGTGCCTCGCGAATGGCGGCCTGGCTGTATGTCGCGAATATTCTGCTGAATCTCGATGAAACAATTACGAAGGGATAA
- a CDS encoding sulfatase family protein: MPAATALCPFEVKSRTASLVLTLSVLSLILVSQTTASAAEKTGDPNIIYILADDMGYGDIRALNPECKIATPNLDQLAQGGMIFTDAHSSSSVCTPTRYGILTGRYNWRSRLKSGVLWGLSRRLIEPDRLTVPEMLKQHGYYTACVGKWHLGMDWTLKQGGIATEQSFNKKTNPGWKVDYSKPIQNGPNSVGFDYFFGISASLDMPPYVYIENNKSQGIPTVTKAFFREGPAHKDFEAIDVLPRITEKTVELIDEHATAAKKGKPFFIYFPLNAPHTPILPTPKWQGKSGINAYCDFVMQVDDTVGQVIRALKAQGIHENTLVIFTADNGCSPAANFKEMTDKDHYPSYQFRGHKADIYEGGHRVPFIANWPAHIKAGTHSDQLTCLTDLMATAADIVGAKLPDAAGVDSVSILPAMEGKATKPLREAAVHHSIRGAFSIRKDHWKLELCPGSGGWSFPKPGKDDLSGLPAIQLYDLNADVGEQKNVQAEHPEVVKELTALLQSYADKGRSTPGKPQENNGAVDIFKAGTSAQKMKKPTKKRAKAKS, translated from the coding sequence ATGCCAGCTGCAACAGCGCTCTGCCCGTTTGAAGTGAAATCAAGAACAGCATCTCTCGTGCTGACTCTTTCAGTTCTGTCTCTGATCCTCGTTTCACAAACGACGGCCTCTGCCGCGGAAAAGACAGGGGATCCCAATATCATTTATATCCTCGCCGACGATATGGGGTACGGCGACATTCGAGCACTCAACCCGGAGTGTAAAATTGCCACGCCGAACCTGGATCAGCTGGCGCAGGGGGGGATGATTTTTACCGACGCGCATTCCAGTTCGTCGGTCTGCACACCCACCCGTTATGGCATCCTGACGGGCCGCTACAACTGGCGTTCGCGTTTGAAAAGCGGCGTGCTCTGGGGATTGTCTCGGCGTTTGATTGAACCGGATCGGTTAACCGTTCCCGAAATGCTGAAGCAGCACGGTTACTATACTGCCTGTGTGGGCAAGTGGCATCTGGGTATGGACTGGACGCTCAAGCAGGGAGGCATCGCGACCGAACAATCCTTCAACAAAAAAACAAATCCCGGCTGGAAAGTCGATTACTCCAAGCCAATCCAGAACGGGCCCAACAGCGTCGGCTTTGATTATTTCTTCGGCATCAGCGCTTCGCTTGACATGCCCCCTTACGTTTATATTGAAAACAACAAGAGCCAGGGTATTCCAACCGTCACCAAAGCCTTCTTCCGTGAAGGCCCCGCGCATAAAGACTTCGAAGCCATCGATGTCTTGCCGCGTATCACTGAAAAAACGGTAGAGCTTATTGACGAGCACGCTACCGCGGCAAAAAAAGGAAAACCGTTCTTCATTTATTTTCCGCTGAATGCACCGCACACGCCGATTCTTCCTACACCGAAATGGCAGGGAAAAAGCGGCATCAACGCCTACTGTGATTTCGTGATGCAGGTGGATGATACCGTCGGTCAGGTGATACGGGCCCTTAAAGCGCAAGGCATCCACGAGAACACGCTGGTCATTTTCACCGCCGACAATGGCTGTTCGCCGGCTGCCAACTTCAAAGAGATGACCGACAAAGACCATTATCCCAGTTATCAATTCCGCGGACACAAAGCCGACATTTATGAAGGCGGACATCGCGTCCCGTTCATCGCCAACTGGCCCGCCCACATTAAAGCGGGAACTCACTCGGACCAACTGACGTGCCTGACCGATCTCATGGCAACCGCCGCCGACATTGTCGGAGCAAAGCTGCCTGATGCAGCGGGCGTCGACAGTGTCAGCATCCTCCCCGCGATGGAAGGCAAGGCCACCAAACCGCTGCGTGAAGCCGCCGTCCATCATTCGATTCGGGGCGCGTTTTCCATTCGCAAAGATCACTGGAAGCTGGAACTCTGCCCGGGTTCGGGAGGCTGGAGTTTTCCCAAGCCAGGCAAAGATGATCTGAGTGGCCTCCCCGCGATTCAGTTGTATGATCTAAACGCCGATGTGGGAGAACAGAAGAACGTGCAGGCAGAACACCCCGAGGTCGTTAAAGAATTAACAGCGTTGCTGCAGAGTTACGCCGACAAAGGACGTTCGACGCCCGGTAAACCTCAAGAGAACAACGGCGCGGTCGACATCTTCAAAGCGGGGACATCGGCACAAAAAATGAAGAAGCCCACCAAAAAACGCGCCAAAGCGAAATCTTGA
- the nrdR gene encoding transcriptional regulator NrdR, with amino-acid sequence MMCPFCRDGETKVIDSRLSQPFSVRRRRECLACGKRYTTYEKIEESPLKVIKKDGARVPFDRNKMLKGIETACYKRPVSPDDIESIVSQIEAEIYENFDREVPSRFIGEHVSSVLKNVDGVAFVRFASVYRNFTDANDFVTEIQPMLRTED; translated from the coding sequence ATGATGTGCCCTTTTTGTCGTGACGGTGAGACGAAAGTAATTGATTCACGTTTGAGTCAACCTTTCAGTGTGCGCCGACGACGAGAGTGCCTGGCCTGCGGAAAACGCTATACGACTTACGAAAAGATCGAAGAGTCGCCGCTGAAAGTCATCAAAAAAGATGGCGCCCGCGTCCCCTTTGATCGCAACAAGATGCTCAAAGGAATTGAGACCGCCTGCTACAAGAGACCCGTCAGCCCCGATGATATTGAATCCATCGTTTCACAGATCGAGGCCGAAATCTACGAGAACTTTGATCGCGAAGTTCCCTCCCGTTTTATCGGTGAGCATGTTTCGTCCGTTTTAAAAAACGTCGATGGGGTGGCCTTTGTGCGATTTGCGTCCGTCTATCGCAACTTCACCGATGCCAACGATTTCGTCACCGAAATCCAGCCGATGCTGAGAACGGAAGACTGA
- a CDS encoding DUF1559 domain-containing protein codes for MNTVPHKKTHSGFTLIELLVVIAIIAILIALLLPAVQQAREAARRVSCKNKLKQIGLSIHNYHSTHRVLPPGHTAERCPNHTYECTKPYMAGIAPIYGAPRVPWTIHLFPQMELSSIYDKLEFSGLKTWIFNRGGHNPGNREIVKIKIPAYLCPSEPTQDPKMSGPITRSVNALSSYAAYCGRNLSDEDKTLIGLFGKNSSVRFRNITDGLSQTLMLSEYTQGSPKAIRGYLWSNGPGNVSIYTQLPPNSKEPDALSSQVCDPSDPEINNPVLNSPCTPDTSPYPHPDRTSAARSHHPGGVNVVLADGSCRFLSENMDLQTYRNLGQRNDGNVIDEY; via the coding sequence ATGAATACGGTTCCTCACAAAAAAACTCATTCCGGCTTCACATTGATCGAACTTTTAGTCGTGATTGCCATCATTGCCATATTGATCGCCTTGCTTTTACCTGCCGTTCAGCAGGCGCGTGAGGCAGCACGCAGGGTATCATGTAAAAACAAATTGAAGCAAATCGGATTATCGATTCACAATTACCATTCAACACATAGAGTTCTGCCACCGGGGCACACAGCAGAACGTTGTCCGAATCATACTTATGAATGCACGAAGCCTTACATGGCGGGCATTGCTCCCATCTATGGTGCGCCACGCGTGCCATGGACGATTCATCTTTTTCCTCAGATGGAACTATCTAGTATTTACGACAAGCTCGAATTCAGTGGTCTTAAAACGTGGATTTTTAATCGAGGAGGCCATAATCCGGGTAATCGCGAGATTGTAAAAATTAAAATACCGGCGTATCTCTGCCCCTCGGAACCCACTCAGGATCCCAAAATGTCTGGGCCTATTACACGTTCCGTTAATGCATTGTCAAGCTACGCCGCATATTGCGGTCGAAACTTGTCAGATGAGGACAAAACTTTGATCGGCCTGTTTGGCAAAAATAGTTCTGTCCGATTTCGAAATATCACGGATGGATTAAGTCAGACTCTTATGCTCAGTGAATACACACAAGGGTCTCCAAAAGCAATCCGCGGATACTTATGGTCCAACGGTCCTGGAAACGTATCGATTTATACTCAACTCCCTCCAAACTCAAAAGAACCAGATGCTCTCAGCTCGCAAGTGTGTGATCCAAGTGATCCTGAAATAAACAATCCAGTGCTGAATAGCCCTTGCACGCCTGATACATCACCGTATCCCCATCCAGATCGTACATCAGCAGCGCGCAGTCATCACCCGGGCGGAGTCAATGTCGTTTTAGCAGATGGAAGCTGTCGTTTTCTATCTGAGAACATGGACTTGCAAACCTACCGAAATCTGGGACAGCGAAACGACGGAAATGTAATCGACGAGTACTAA